One segment of Gadus chalcogrammus isolate NIFS_2021 chromosome 8, NIFS_Gcha_1.0, whole genome shotgun sequence DNA contains the following:
- the cdk5 gene encoding cyclin-dependent-like kinase 5, whose translation MQKYEKLEKIGEGTYGTVFKAKNRETHEIVALKRVRLDDDDEGVPSSALREICLLKELKHKNIVRLHDVLHSDKKLTLVFEYCDQDLKKYFDSCNGDLDPETVKSFMFQLLKGLAFCHSRNVLHRDLKPQNLLINRNGELKLADFGLARAFGIPVRCYSAEVVTLWYRPPDVLFGAKLYSTSIDMWSAGCIFAELANAGRPLFPGNDVDDQLKRIFRLLGTPTEEQWQAMTKLPDYKPYPMYPATTSLVNVVPKLSSTGRDLLQNLLKCNPVQRISAEEALQHPYFADFCPP comes from the exons ATGCAGAAATATGAAAAGCTTGAGAAAATCGGAGAGG GGACGTACGGGACCGTCTTCAAGGCGAAGAACCGCGAAACGCACGAAATCGTGGCTCTGAAGAGGGTCCGATTGGATGACGATGACGAG ggGGTGCCAAGTTCCGCCTTGAGAGAAATCTGTCTCCTGAAGGAACttaaacataaaaacattgtcAG GCTACATGATGTGCTGCACAGTGACAAAAAGTTAACCTTGGTCTTTGAGTATTGCGATCAG GATCTGAAGAAATATTTTGACAGTTGCAACGGAGATTTAGACCCAGAAACCGTGAAG TCGTTTATGTTCCAGCTCCTGAAGGGCCTGGCCTTCTGTCACAGTCGGAACGTTCTCCACAGAGATCTGAAGCCACAGAATCTCCTTATTAACAGA AATGGAGAGTTGAAGTTGGCTGACTTTGGTTTGGCTCGAGCCTTTGGGATTCCTGTGAGGTGTTACTCGGCTGAG GTGGTGACTCTGTGGTACCGGCCTCCCGATGTGCTTTTTGGTGCTAAACTCTATTCTACCTCAATCGATATGTGGTCAGCAGGGTGTATATTTGCAG AGCTGGCCAACGCGGGCAGGCCGTTGTTCCCCGGGAATGACGTTGACGACCAATTGAAGCGCATCTTCAGAT TGTTGGGTACGCCAACTGAGGAGCAGTGGCAAGCCATGACAAAACTACCAGATTACAAG CCGTATCCAATGTACCCCGCCACCACCTCACTGGTTAACGTGGTTCCCAAACTCAGTAGCACAGGACGAGATCTGCTGCAG
- the abcb8 gene encoding mitochondrial potassium channel ATP-binding subunit — MLHLLCYRTTTGAPVRSLCTRFNKTTDLWKSPRASLYSSHVPHMCRSLRQPGNAVSRIWGLTQRAVRQAAPRTSKPRGVALKFILGPAFCTIAARLAGRVAYCEADFNNNVHAEVSTKDPDPEFKWHILWEFVKPQLFALLGAVVLAFGAAILNIQIPLILGELVNIVARYMREHTGNYIQEIRGPALKLLGLYGIQGLLTTGYIILLSRVGERVASDMRKTLFAALLRQDVAFFDANKTGQLVNRLTSDIQEFKSSFKLVISQGLRSLTQTVGCFVSLYIISPKLTGLTVVVLPCLVGGGALIGSFLRKLSRLAQEQVSRATGVADEALGNVRTVKAFAMEERELQLYSYEVEKSCEMNESLGNGIAVFQGLSNVALNCIVLGTIFAGGSLLAGDEMSPGDLMSFLVASQTVQRSLASISILFGQVVRGLSSGARVFEYMTLEPSIQVLGGGRIPTTSLTGRIDFMDISFTYPTRPGHQILKGFNLTLPPAKTVAIVGESGGGKSTVAALLERFYDPDNGVIMLDGLDIQTLDLSWLRGQVIGFINQEPVLFGSSVMENIRFGKPEATDAEVISAAKQANAHRFITSFPDGYGTVVGERGVTLSGGQKQRIAIARALIKNPTVLVLDEATSALDAESERVVQDALDRATKGRTVLIIAHRLSTIQGADLICVMSNGRIVEAGTHLELIGRGGPYSDLIRRQRAEAKK, encoded by the exons ATGCTTCACCTACTGTGTTACAGAACAACCACTGGTGCACCAGTCCGGTCGCTCTGCACGCGGTTCAATAAAACCACAGATTTATGGAAATCTCCACG AGCCTCGTTGTATTCATCACATGTGCCACACATGTGTAGATCTTTGCGACAACCTGGCAATGCCGTCAGTCGGATTTGGGGTCTGACCCAAAGAGCTGTCCGCCAGGCAGCCCCCCGGACTTCCAAACCCCGGGGGGTGGCCCTTAAATTTATTCTGGGGCCAGCCTTCTGCACCATAGCCGCACGGCTCGCAGGCCGAGTCGCTTACTGTGAAGCAGATTTCAATAACAACGTCCATGCAGAGGTTTCAACTAAAGATCCCGACCCCGAGTTCAAATGGCATATTCTGTGGGAATTTGTCAAGCCTCAGCTCTTTGCTCTCCTCGGTGCTGTTGTG CTTGCTTTCGGTGCTGCAATCCTGAACATTCAAATCCCCTTGATACTGGGAGAGTTGGTGAATATTGTGGCCCGCTACATGAGAGAACACACTGGGAACTATATTCAGGAGATCAGAGGTCCCGCCCTCAAGTTGCTTGGACTCTATGGTATTCAA GGTCTACTCACCACCGGCTACATCATTCTGCTGtccagggtgggggagagggtggcCTCAGACATGAGGAAGACCCTCTTCGCTGCTTTATTACG ACAGGACGTGGCGTTCTTTGATGCCAATAAAACTGGGCAGCTCGTGAACCGCCTGACTTCCGACATTCAGGAGTTCAAGTCCTCTTTTAAACTGGTCATCTCTCAG GGTCTGCGGAGTCTGACCCAGACAGTTGGGTGCTTTGTTTCCCTCTACATCATTTCACCTAAACTCACCGGCCTGACCGTGGTTGTTCTGCCCTGTCTAGTGGGCGGCggggctctgattggctcattCCTCCGCAAGTTGTCTCGATTGGCTCAAGAGCAG GTATCCAGGGCGACAGGTGTTGCCGACGAGGCGCTGGGAAACGTGCGGACGGTTAAAGCCTTCGCCATGGAGGAAAGGGAGCTGCA GTTGTATTCCTATGAAGTCGAGAAGTCCTGTGAAATGAATGAGAGTCTGGGCAATGGAATCGCTGTGTTCCAAGGCCTGTCAAACGTTGCTCTGAATT GCATTGTCCTTGGGACGATTTTCGCTGGAGGATCTCTATTGGCCGGTGATGAAATGTCCCCAGGTGACCTCATGTCCTTCCTGGTGGCTTCTCAAACCGTCCAAAG GTCTCTGGCAAGCATCTCTATCTTATTCGGGCAG GTGGTGAGGGGTCTGAGTTCTGGGGCCAGGGTGTTTGAGTACATGACCCTGGAGCCCTCCATTCAGGTCCTGGGGGGCGGCCGCATCCCTACCACTTCCCTGACCGGGAGGATCGATTTCATGGACATCTCATTCAC TTATCCAACCAGACCAGGCCATCAGATCTTAAAGGGTTTCAACCTGACACTGCCCCCCGCGAAAACAGTTGCCATCGTCGGTGAATCTGGAGGAG GAAAGTCCACTGTGGCAGCTCTGCTGGAGCGATTCTACGACCCAGATAATGGCGTCATCATGCTGGACGGACTAGACATCCAAACGCTTGACCTGTCCTGGCTCAGGGGACAGGTTATCGGATTTATCAATCAA GAGCCCGTGCTGTTCGGCTCCTCTGTCATGGAGAACATCCGCTTTGGCAAGCCTGAGGCTACAGATGCTGAGGTCATCAGTGCTGCCAAGCAAGCCAATGCCCACCGTTTCATCACTAGCTTCCCAGACGGCTACGGCACCGTGGTCG GGGAGCGCGGTGTGACCCTGTCGGGTGGACAGAAGCAACGGATCGCCATCGCCCGAGCGTTGATCAAGAACCCCACCGTCCTGGTGCTGGACGAGGCCACCAGCGCCCTGGACGCCGAGTCAGAGCGGGTGGTGCAGGACGCTCTGGACCGGGCCACTAAAGGGCGCACGGTGCTGATCATCGCCCACCGCCTCAGCACCATCCAGGGGGCGGACCTGATCTGCGTCATGAGCAACGGCCGCATTGTGGAG GCTGGGACCCATCTGGAGCTGATCGGCAGAGGTGGACCTTATTCGGATCTGATTCGTAGGCAAAGAGCTGAAGCAAAGAAATGA
- the atg9b gene encoding autophagy-related protein 9B has product MANFEAYQEYQRIEDFEEDSPPGEEDLLVHVPEGLKDSWHHIKNLDNFFTRIYHFHQKNGFACMMLSEFFELIQFLFVVTFTTFLFNCVEYDILFANRAVNHTGTGQNPLDRNKVTLPDALLPSQQCTENIQENSWIIFLLIMAAIFWIYRLVKVFCNILSYWEIRQFYIKALKIRMDELCNFTWQEVQDRLISLQREQQMCIHKKELTELDIYHRILRFKNYMVAMVNKSLLPVHLQLPLLGDIVFLTQGLKYNFELILFWGPGSLFQNKWNLHPKYKRAGNRLELAQQLSRVILLMGLANLLLCPFILVWQVLYAFFSYTEVIRREPGSLGARRWSLYGRLYLRHFNELNHELHGRLGRGYKPTSKYMNSFTAPLLSVLAKNVAFFSGSVLAVLIALTVYDEDVLTVQHILTAITVLGVVITVTRSFIPDEHMVWCPEQLLQCVLAHIHYMPDHWRGQANKGETRDEVAQLFQYKAVFILEELLSPIVTPFVLIFLLRNKSLEIIDFFRNFTVEVVGVGDICSFAQMDIRRHGNPMWMSEGRTEASVYQQAENGKTELSLMHFTIKNPRWQPPQDASMFISHLKEKVQQDAQGGPSARLLLSEAPLCGSLLLSNESGSGPDNLLASVLAHPVLTASGLPGRDRGFLPPSTAAAAAASVLASLSASQLHPQPGRSHSLNPLPSSLHPDSPLYGSDRTVMDSMSNSDARFRSSTMLSEFSSAEMSLHAIYMHEVHQQSSAPQRTSGQGQHPVPMRELHTNPGAPHSHSLHSTAGLAGPATLGGWKEEEEEEEDQGEVEAVVSGSAPQPDGRSSC; this is encoded by the exons ATGGCCAACTTTGAAGCTTACCAGGAGTACCAGAGGATTGAGGACTTTGAGGAGGACTCGCCGCCAGGGGAGGAGGATTTGTTGGTGCATGTGCCAGAAGGCCTGAAGG ACTCATGGCACCACATCAAGAACCTGGATAACTTCTTCACGAGA ATCTATCATTTCCATCAGAAGAATGGCTTTGCCTGTATGATGTTGTCAGAGTTCTTCGAACTGAT TCAGTTCCTGTTTGTGGTCACATTCACAACGTTCCTCTTCAACTGTGTGGAGTATGACATCTTATTCGCCAACCGGGCCGTCAATCACACCGGGACGGGCCAGAACCCATTGGACAGGAACAAAGTCACACTCCCTGATGCTCTCCTGCCTAGCCAGCAGTGCACTGAGAA CATCCAGGAAAACAGCTGGATCATATTCCTCCTGATCATGGCAGCCATCTTCTGGATCTACCGGCTGGTCAAAGTCTTCTGCAACATCCTCAGCTACTGGGAGATCCGGCAGTTCTACATCAAAGCGTTGAAGATTAGGATG GACGAGCTGTGCAACTTCACGTGGCAGGAGGTTCAGGACCGGCTCATCAGCCTGCAGCGGGAGCAGCAGATGTGCATCCACAAGAAGGAGCTGACGGAGCTGGACATCTACCACCGCATCCTGCGCTTCAAGAACTACATGGTGGCCATGGTCAACAAGTCCCTGCTGCCCGTGCACCTgcagctccccctgctgggCGACATCGTGTTCCTCACGCAGGGCCTCAAGTACAACTTTGAGCTCATCCTGTTCTGGGGGCCCGGCTCGCTGTTCCAGAACAAGTGGAACCTGCACCCCAAGTACAAGCGGGCGGGCAACCGGCTGGAGCTGGCGCAGCAGCTGAGCCGCGTGATCCTGCTGATGGGGCTGGCCAACCTGCTGCTGTGCCCCTTCATCCTGGTGTGGCAGGTGCTGTACGCCTTCTTCAGCTACACGGAGGTGATCCGCCGCGAGCCGGGCAGCCTGGGCGCGCGGCGCTGGTCCCTGTACGGCCGGCTGTACCTGCGGCACTTCAACGAGCTCAACCACGAGCTGCACGGGCGGCTGGGCCGCGGCTACAAGCCCACGTCCAAGTACATGAACTCCTTCACGGCGCCGCTCCTGTCGGTGCTGGCCAAGAACGTGGCCTTCTTCTCGGGCTCGGTGCTGGCGGTGCTGATCGCGCTGACGGTGTACGACGAGGACGTGCTGACGGTGCAGCACATCCTGACGGCCATCACCGTGCTGGGCGTGGTCATCACCGTCACCAG GTCCTTCATCCCCGACGAGCACATGGTGTGGTGTCcggagcagctgctgcagtgCGTCCTGGCCCACATCCACTACATGCCGGACCACTGGAGGGGCCAGGCCAACAAGGGCGAGACCCGGGACGAGGTGGCCCAGCTGTTCCAGTACAAAGCG GTATTCATCCTGGAGGAGCTCCTGAGTCCCATCGTGACGCCCTTCGTCCTCATCTTCCTGCTGAGGAACAAGTCCCTGGAGATCATCGACTTCTTCCGGAACTTCACCGTGGAGGTGGTCGGCGTGGGGGACATCTGCTCCTTCGCCCAGATGGACATCCGACGCCACGGCAACCCAATG TGGATGTCGGAGGGCCGCACGGAGGCCTCCGTCTACCAGCAGGCGGAGAACGGCAAGACGGAGCTGTCGCTCATGCACTTCACCATCAAGAACCCGCGCTGGCAGCCCCCGCAGGACGCCTCCATGTTCATCAGCCACCTGAAGGAGAAGGTGCAGCAGGACGCCCAGGGCGGGCCCTCCGCCCGGCTGCTGCTGTCGGAGGCCCCGCTCTGCGGCTCGCTGCTGCTGTCCAACGAGTCCGGCTCTGGG cctgacAACCTGCTGGCCAGCGTCCTGGCCCACCCGGTGCTGACCGCGTCGGGGCTGCCCGGCCGGGACCGCGGCTTCCTCCCGCCcagcacggcggcggcggcggcggccagcgTCTTGGCCTCGCTGTCCGCCTCGCAGCTCCACCCCCAACCCGGCCGCAGCCACTCCCTGAaccccctgccctcctccctgCACCCCGACAGCCCCCTGTACGGCAGCGACCGCACCGTCATGGACAG CATGTCCAACAGCGACGCGCGGTTCCGAAGCAGCACGATGCTCTCCGAGTTCTCCTCGGCGGAGATGAGCCTTCACGCCATCTACATGCACGAG GTCCACCAGCAGAGCTCGGCGCCCCAGAGGACTTCAGGGCAGGGCCAGCACCCCGTGCCCATGAGAGAGCTCCACACCAACCCTG GTGCGCCTCACTCACACAGCCTCCACTCGACGGCCGGCCTCGCCGGGCCCGCCACCCTGGGGggctggaaggaggaggaagaggaggaggaggaccagggagaAGTGGAGGCGGTCGTCAGCGGGTCCGCTCCCCAACCAGACGGCAGGAGTAGCTGCTGA